From Cellulosimicrobium cellulans, the proteins below share one genomic window:
- a CDS encoding DUF4041 domain-containing protein has translation MSTQGYRWNSPPSWPAPPEGWVPPDGWTPPGDWPQPPPGWQFWVPIAPEPAPTTAPAPPSPVAVPLTAPPAVPSSTATGQPTGDPGIPLFGARRRARELAASADGLRAENERLLAELHRVGALDAVTIERERADARRRFQDETAALDAERQASRERFAAEIAGLTSRREALDSRVRELEATVVHLEETEILQEVGVYEYQHPLENVEAYKERLAALRGHIKDMAKVDGGAIESAAGWTVNGSEAQGRKMVSQISKLMLRAYNGEADALVRGLKPHRLAASVDKLEKTKATIARLGSMMSIHVSDRYHDARVFELGLTADYLAKVEEEKEANRAAREALREQRKVEQEIARAREKLEKEKSHLANVLETLKAKGDLEAVARYEAQLADVDRAIEDVDYRAANQRAGYVYVISNLGAFGEGMIKIGMTRRLEPMDRVRELGDASVPFGFDVHALFFSDDAVGIEAEMHRRLAEKRVNRVNLRREFFYATPHDALVQLRDLAGDVLQFTELPEALEYRQSQNLRTTG, from the coding sequence ATGAGCACGCAGGGGTATCGATGGAACTCACCACCGAGCTGGCCCGCGCCGCCGGAGGGGTGGGTGCCGCCCGACGGATGGACACCGCCGGGGGACTGGCCGCAGCCCCCGCCCGGCTGGCAGTTCTGGGTGCCGATCGCACCGGAGCCTGCACCGACCACTGCGCCCGCTCCGCCCAGCCCCGTTGCCGTGCCGCTCACCGCGCCGCCCGCCGTGCCGTCGAGCACCGCGACCGGGCAGCCCACGGGGGACCCGGGGATACCGCTGTTCGGCGCGAGGCGACGGGCGCGGGAGCTCGCGGCGTCGGCCGACGGGCTGCGTGCGGAGAACGAGCGCTTGCTCGCGGAACTGCACCGGGTCGGTGCCCTGGATGCGGTGACGATCGAGCGCGAGCGGGCGGACGCACGGCGCCGGTTCCAGGATGAGACGGCTGCGCTCGACGCCGAGCGCCAGGCGTCGCGCGAGCGGTTCGCAGCAGAGATCGCCGGCCTCACCTCGCGGCGGGAGGCGCTCGACTCGCGTGTCCGCGAGCTCGAGGCGACGGTCGTCCACCTCGAGGAGACGGAGATCCTCCAGGAGGTGGGGGTCTACGAGTATCAGCACCCTCTGGAGAACGTCGAGGCGTACAAGGAGCGCCTCGCCGCGCTGCGCGGTCACATCAAGGACATGGCGAAGGTGGATGGCGGAGCCATCGAGTCCGCCGCGGGATGGACGGTGAACGGATCCGAGGCGCAGGGGCGCAAGATGGTGTCGCAGATCTCCAAGCTCATGCTGCGTGCCTACAACGGAGAGGCGGACGCTCTCGTCCGTGGCCTCAAGCCGCACCGCCTGGCAGCCAGCGTCGACAAGCTCGAGAAGACGAAGGCGACTATCGCTCGGCTCGGCAGCATGATGTCGATCCACGTCTCGGATCGATACCACGACGCGCGAGTCTTCGAGCTCGGCCTCACCGCCGACTATCTCGCGAAGGTCGAGGAGGAAAAGGAAGCGAACCGCGCCGCACGCGAGGCCCTGCGCGAGCAGCGCAAGGTCGAGCAGGAGATCGCGCGAGCGCGCGAGAAGCTCGAGAAGGAGAAGAGCCACCTGGCGAACGTCCTCGAGACGCTCAAGGCGAAGGGCGATCTGGAGGCCGTCGCCCGGTACGAGGCCCAGCTGGCCGACGTCGATCGTGCGATCGAGGATGTCGACTACCGGGCAGCGAACCAGCGCGCGGGCTACGTGTACGTGATCTCGAACCTCGGGGCCTTCGGCGAGGGGATGATCAAGATCGGCATGACGCGTCGGCTCGAACCGATGGACCGGGTCCGAGAGCTCGGTGACGCGTCGGTGCCGTTCGGGTTCGACGTCCACGCGCTCTTCTTCTCCGACGACGCGGTCGGTATCGAGGCCGAGATGCATCGTCGTCTGGCGGAGAAGCGGGTCAATCGGGTGAACCTGCGGCGCGAGTTCTTCTACGCGACTCCCCACGACGCGCTCGTCCAGCTCCGGGACCTCGCGGGCGACGTGCTGCAGTTCACCGAGCTGCCCGAAGCGCTGGAGTACCGGCAGAGCCAGAATCTCCGGACGACTGGCTGA
- a CDS encoding type II toxin-antitoxin system HipA family toxin produces the protein MQLTPEGATFDDGYLRPLDDAEFARLVSELPTLDPPDDLTVTASLGGVQAKVLLHRTETGWAWPANGALSTHIVKPEPLGGTGIESLVRLEHWTLLLAQASGVPAARSELIAVDGRDVIVVERYDRTGGRRSHQEDLAQALGLAAQDKYEPSARSPGRLASVARTASAEAIDPAALRRDLLRLVTFNAIVGNGDAHAKNYSLLVDAEASYSVAPLYDAAPAYLVSSAYRHSGLTVAGRNRLDLVTGALLVEEAVSWGMGRATAVETIASVADAVLHGSMQSRPMSHTLRFRNAWPRERPRSPD, from the coding sequence GTGCAGCTCACACCGGAGGGAGCCACGTTCGACGACGGGTACCTCCGACCCCTGGACGACGCCGAGTTCGCGCGGCTCGTGTCCGAGCTGCCGACGCTCGATCCGCCGGACGACCTCACCGTGACCGCGTCGCTCGGTGGTGTGCAGGCGAAGGTGCTGCTGCACCGCACCGAGACGGGCTGGGCCTGGCCCGCGAACGGCGCGCTCTCCACGCACATCGTCAAGCCTGAACCACTCGGCGGGACGGGGATCGAGAGCCTGGTACGGCTCGAGCACTGGACGCTGCTGCTCGCCCAGGCAAGCGGTGTCCCGGCCGCCCGCAGCGAGCTGATCGCGGTCGACGGGCGGGACGTGATCGTCGTCGAGCGGTACGACCGCACCGGCGGGCGACGGTCGCACCAGGAGGACCTCGCCCAGGCGCTCGGTCTTGCCGCGCAGGACAAGTACGAGCCGTCCGCACGGTCGCCGGGACGACTCGCCAGCGTCGCACGCACAGCCTCGGCCGAGGCGATCGACCCCGCGGCCCTCCGCCGCGACCTGCTCCGGCTCGTCACCTTCAACGCGATCGTCGGCAACGGCGACGCGCACGCGAAGAACTACTCGCTGCTCGTCGACGCCGAGGCGTCGTACAGCGTCGCACCCCTGTACGACGCCGCCCCGGCCTACCTCGTCTCCTCCGCGTACCGGCATTCCGGGCTCACCGTCGCGGGCCGGAACCGGCTCGACCTCGTCACGGGTGCACTCCTGGTCGAGGAGGCGGTGTCCTGGGGAATGGGTCGCGCGACGGCGGTGGAGACCATCGCCTCGGTGGCGGACGCCGTTCTGCACGGCTCGATGCAGTCCCGGCCGATGTCCCACACGCTCAGGTTCCGGAACGCGTGGCCGAGAGAGCGACCGCGGTCGCCCGATTAG
- a CDS encoding DEAD/DEAH box helicase yields the protein MGLKDMLSRLRMRPDDEAAPMRRFQVSYDDDGANFVTTAEDLDLLRQGEGQRSTQEQFLVLEMMEEAGAALPLPNGYAVRSRDIAAMGPEEAAILGLPPLLPGRLEPKIRHNTTSRHFDVSLRVVLEDGDEPCRRTGPVVTIGSETRYRLSPRALRVVLAVERHAILEAGRRSEADNVRLVAEIQAAQRDAAQLDGVTFSLGHLDEFSTVSPASVSLLVEEQPDGSLAISPDLGAEVDPSAVSSRRHHVEDEGPSVLRVGNQLVMLEEDQAEGVREVLRRPHIPAEEKQDFYRAPGDFYDPTRVDVDLHFGVRVAGIGVIVPQTFTDASESGISWFGGDPTLRPADVLAGLIDSLPRLEQVERDVEAAREAGRSAVAVGDQVVDIGDERATAAALHEARDRLEEEARASSDASSSADADAPAPEEPARRVQVGVHVADAQDVADALRGTAVAARPIRPVDYDSLARSPYPHQRDGVEWMAALMAASTRAPESSATRVQGAVLADDMGLGKTYMTLVALRELMAAERALGEDPHPTLAVLPVALIENWEAELAATFPESPFGDVVVLQGGRDLPRFRLAGAGRETTATVTSLDERGMMRDDAIRFSLRVGPDHGDRRLDMPGRLVLTTYDTLRSYQLSLAQVDWGTVVFDEAQTVKNPDTLATRAAKALKARFKLLATGTPVENSMLDFWCLMDTAQPGLLGSWSDFRSRWVAPMKDADPQEKMRIGEELRALVGPFMLRRVKEDHLADLPPKTVYGPEEGPSRVARPELGVPMPAGQREVYDDVLRDYQRSTGAQGAALKAVQGLRAVSLHPAARGDGELGTDPGSLALSARMTAALGVLDAVRDKGEKAIVFVINKKVQRSLALWLQDRYDLPVSVVNGDTAAVSTGSSPTRKRIIERFEQRPGFNVIIMSPLAVGVGLTVVGANHAIHLERHWNPAKEAQATDRIYRIGQTRPVSVYLPAALHPDMTSFDLNLDRLLQQKTILREAIVVPEKVTEDELADALTLDPS from the coding sequence ATGGGCTTGAAGGACATGCTCTCCCGGCTGCGCATGCGGCCCGACGACGAGGCGGCGCCGATGCGTCGGTTCCAGGTCTCGTACGACGACGACGGTGCCAACTTCGTCACGACGGCGGAGGACCTGGACCTGCTGCGGCAGGGTGAGGGGCAGCGGTCGACGCAGGAGCAGTTCCTGGTCCTGGAGATGATGGAGGAGGCCGGTGCCGCACTGCCTCTGCCGAACGGGTACGCGGTCCGGTCCCGGGACATCGCGGCGATGGGTCCGGAGGAGGCTGCGATCCTCGGGCTTCCCCCGCTGCTCCCGGGCAGGCTCGAGCCGAAGATCCGGCACAACACGACGTCGCGGCACTTCGACGTGTCGCTGCGTGTCGTGCTCGAGGACGGCGACGAGCCCTGTCGGCGGACGGGCCCGGTCGTCACCATCGGGTCCGAGACCCGGTACAGACTGTCTCCGCGCGCGCTCCGGGTGGTGCTCGCCGTCGAGCGGCACGCGATCCTCGAAGCCGGCCGTCGGTCGGAGGCGGACAACGTGCGACTGGTCGCAGAGATCCAGGCGGCTCAGCGAGATGCGGCGCAGCTCGACGGCGTCACCTTCTCGCTCGGGCACCTCGACGAGTTCAGCACCGTGTCGCCCGCGTCCGTGAGCCTGCTCGTCGAGGAGCAACCCGACGGGTCCCTCGCGATCAGCCCCGACCTGGGTGCCGAGGTCGACCCGAGCGCGGTCTCGTCACGACGCCATCATGTCGAGGACGAGGGACCGAGCGTGCTCCGGGTGGGCAACCAGCTCGTGATGCTCGAGGAGGACCAGGCGGAGGGCGTCCGCGAGGTGCTGCGCCGCCCGCACATCCCCGCCGAGGAGAAGCAGGACTTCTACCGTGCCCCGGGGGACTTCTACGATCCCACGCGGGTGGACGTCGACCTGCACTTCGGCGTGCGGGTCGCCGGAATCGGGGTCATCGTCCCGCAGACGTTCACGGACGCGAGCGAGTCCGGAATCTCGTGGTTCGGCGGCGACCCGACCCTGCGGCCCGCGGACGTGCTCGCCGGGCTCATCGACTCCCTCCCGAGGCTCGAGCAGGTCGAGCGCGACGTGGAGGCGGCCCGCGAGGCGGGGCGCTCTGCGGTCGCGGTCGGGGACCAGGTCGTCGACATCGGCGACGAGCGGGCCACCGCCGCCGCCCTGCACGAGGCGCGGGACCGCCTCGAGGAGGAGGCGCGTGCATCGTCGGACGCCTCGTCCTCCGCGGACGCCGACGCCCCTGCTCCCGAAGAACCTGCCCGACGTGTGCAGGTGGGCGTGCACGTCGCCGACGCGCAGGACGTCGCCGACGCCCTGCGCGGAACAGCCGTCGCAGCGCGGCCGATCCGGCCGGTCGACTACGACTCGCTGGCACGGTCGCCCTATCCGCACCAGCGCGACGGCGTCGAGTGGATGGCAGCGCTCATGGCCGCCTCGACGCGCGCCCCCGAGTCCTCGGCCACCCGCGTCCAGGGAGCGGTCCTCGCGGACGACATGGGTCTCGGCAAGACCTACATGACGCTGGTCGCGCTGCGCGAGCTCATGGCTGCGGAGCGTGCGCTGGGCGAGGATCCACACCCGACCCTCGCCGTCCTGCCCGTCGCGCTCATCGAGAACTGGGAGGCGGAGCTCGCGGCGACCTTTCCGGAGTCGCCGTTCGGCGACGTCGTCGTGCTCCAGGGCGGTCGCGACCTGCCGCGGTTCCGGCTCGCGGGTGCGGGCCGGGAGACGACGGCGACCGTCACGTCGCTGGACGAGCGCGGGATGATGCGGGACGACGCCATCCGCTTCTCGCTGCGCGTCGGCCCCGACCACGGGGACCGTCGGCTCGATATGCCGGGGCGCCTTGTGCTCACCACGTACGACACCCTTCGCTCGTACCAGCTCTCCCTGGCACAGGTTGACTGGGGCACCGTCGTCTTCGACGAGGCGCAGACGGTGAAGAACCCTGACACGCTCGCGACCCGAGCGGCGAAGGCGCTCAAGGCCCGGTTCAAGCTGCTCGCGACCGGGACCCCCGTCGAGAACTCCATGCTGGACTTCTGGTGCCTCATGGACACGGCCCAGCCCGGGCTGCTCGGCTCGTGGTCCGACTTCCGGTCGCGGTGGGTCGCTCCGATGAAGGACGCCGACCCGCAGGAGAAGATGCGTATCGGCGAGGAGCTCCGCGCGCTCGTCGGGCCGTTCATGCTGCGACGTGTGAAGGAGGACCACCTCGCCGATCTCCCGCCGAAGACCGTCTACGGCCCCGAGGAGGGCCCGTCGCGCGTCGCCCGGCCGGAGCTCGGCGTCCCGATGCCGGCGGGACAGCGCGAGGTGTACGACGACGTCCTGCGCGACTACCAGCGCAGCACGGGCGCCCAAGGGGCTGCGCTGAAGGCGGTCCAGGGTCTGCGTGCTGTGAGCCTGCACCCCGCGGCGCGCGGCGACGGTGAGCTCGGGACCGATCCCGGTTCGCTCGCGCTCTCAGCTCGGATGACGGCGGCTCTCGGGGTCCTCGACGCGGTCCGCGACAAGGGTGAGAAAGCGATCGTCTTCGTCATCAACAAGAAGGTCCAGCGCAGCCTCGCCCTCTGGCTCCAGGACCGGTACGACCTCCCGGTGTCGGTCGTGAACGGCGACACGGCAGCGGTGTCCACCGGCTCGTCACCGACGCGCAAGCGCATCATCGAGAGGTTCGAGCAGCGCCCGGGGTTCAACGTCATCATCATGTCGCCCCTGGCCGTGGGGGTCGGGCTGACCGTCGTCGGCGCGAACCACGCGATCCATCTCGAGCGGCACTGGAACCCGGCGAAGGAGGCGCAGGCGACCGACCGGATCTATCGCATCGGCCAGACGAGACCGGTCTCGGTGTACCTGCCCGCGGCGCTGCACCCGGACATGACATCGTTCGACCTCAACCTCGACCGACTCCTGCAGCAGAAGACGATCCTGCGCGAGGCGATCGTCGTCCCGGAGAAGGTCACCGAGGATGAGCTCGCGGATGCTCTGACGCTCGACCCGAGCTGA